From the Butyrivibrio fibrisolvens genome, one window contains:
- the mnmG gene encoding tRNA uridine-5-carboxymethylaminomethyl(34) synthesis enzyme MnmG yields the protein MNMINSNFDNVDVCVIGAGHAGCEAALACARLGLETVVFTVSADNIAFMPCNPHIGGSSKGHLVREIDALGGEMGKNIDKTFLQSKMLNVSKGPAVHSLRAQADKLQYSLLMKKKLEAQEHLTIKQTEVVELITEEVTSDTTDEFGTNLSHEGYKYRITGVKIATGGIYNCKAVILCTGTYLKARCLCGESITYTGPNGMQPSNNLSASLINAGIELRRFKTGTPARMDGNTIDYSKMTEQFGDDPVVPFSFSTDPKDVQKPQVSCWLTYTNEETHRIIRENIGRSPMYSGVIEGIGPRYCPSIEDKVVKFPDHDRHQVFIEPEGTFTNEVYVDGMSSSMPEDVQLQMYRSVPGLENCKIVKNAYAIEYDCLASGQLSPVLEIRTIRGCFSAGQFNGSSGYEEAAAQGLYAGINVARQLTGKPYITIDRSEGYIGVLVDDLVTKDNLEPYRMMTSRAEYRLFLRQDNADLRLRKKGYEAGLITKEQYDHLLLKEQQIESEIQRLKNTRVGASANIQKFMTEHDSSTLKTACTLAELICRPELSYDVLCEIDPERPQLTKDVTEQVEINIRYEGYITRQESQIAAFKKLENKLIPADIDYDKVSSLRIEARQKLKKFKPINIGQASRISGVNPADVSVLLVYIDSVYKK from the coding sequence ATGAACATGATTAATTCTAACTTTGATAATGTTGATGTATGTGTAATAGGTGCCGGACATGCCGGATGTGAGGCAGCTCTTGCCTGTGCACGTCTTGGGCTTGAAACAGTTGTATTTACTGTTAGTGCCGACAATATTGCTTTTATGCCCTGTAATCCACACATAGGTGGATCATCCAAGGGACATCTTGTTAGAGAGATAGATGCACTCGGCGGTGAGATGGGCAAGAATATAGATAAAACCTTCCTTCAGTCCAAGATGCTCAATGTATCCAAAGGACCAGCCGTACATTCTCTTCGTGCTCAGGCTGACAAACTTCAGTATTCTCTTCTTATGAAGAAAAAGCTTGAGGCTCAGGAGCATCTTACTATCAAACAGACTGAAGTAGTAGAACTTATTACTGAAGAAGTCACTTCAGATACTACGGATGAATTTGGAACCAATCTTTCTCATGAAGGATATAAATATAGGATCACAGGTGTTAAGATCGCTACAGGTGGTATATATAACTGTAAAGCTGTTATTCTTTGTACCGGAACATATCTAAAAGCAAGATGCTTGTGTGGTGAAAGCATTACTTATACAGGACCAAATGGAATGCAGCCATCCAACAATCTGTCTGCTTCATTAATAAATGCCGGAATTGAACTTAGAAGATTTAAAACCGGAACACCTGCCAGAATGGACGGTAATACCATTGACTATTCCAAAATGACAGAGCAGTTTGGTGATGATCCTGTAGTTCCTTTTTCCTTCTCAACAGATCCTAAAGATGTGCAGAAGCCTCAGGTTTCATGCTGGCTTACATATACTAATGAAGAAACACATAGGATCATCCGTGAGAATATTGGAAGATCTCCTATGTATTCAGGTGTTATAGAAGGAATAGGACCCAGATATTGTCCTTCTATCGAAGATAAAGTCGTCAAGTTCCCTGATCATGACAGACATCAGGTATTTATAGAGCCGGAAGGAACCTTCACTAATGAAGTATATGTTGATGGTATGTCTTCTTCTATGCCTGAAGATGTACAGCTTCAGATGTACAGATCTGTTCCTGGTCTTGAGAATTGTAAGATTGTAAAGAATGCATATGCAATAGAATATGACTGCCTTGCATCCGGTCAGCTTTCTCCTGTACTTGAGATCAGAACTATTAGAGGATGTTTTAGCGCCGGTCAGTTCAATGGAAGCTCTGGTTATGAAGAAGCCGCTGCCCAGGGCCTTTATGCAGGTATCAATGTAGCTAGACAGCTAACAGGTAAGCCATATATAACTATCGATAGAAGCGAAGGATATATAGGAGTACTTGTGGATGATCTTGTTACCAAGGACAATCTTGAACCCTACAGGATGATGACATCACGTGCCGAGTACAGACTGTTCCTAAGACAGGACAATGCAGATCTTCGCCTTAGAAAAAAGGGTTACGAAGCAGGTCTTATAACCAAAGAGCAGTATGATCATCTGCTTCTAAAAGAACAGCAGATAGAAAGTGAAATACAAAGGTTAAAAAATACGAGAGTAGGAGCCTCTGCCAATATACAGAAGTTTATGACAGAGCATGATTCATCAACTCTAAAGACAGCATGCACTCTTGCAGAACTTATCTGCAGACCTGAACTTTCATATGATGTTTTATGTGAAATTGATCCTGAAAGACCTCAGCTTACCAAAGATGTTACAGAGCAGGTTGAGATCAATATAAGATACGAAGGATATATCACAAGACAGGAATCGCAGATTGCTGCCTTTAAGAAACTTGAGAACAAACTCATTCCTGCTGATATTGATTATGATAAGGTATCAAGTCTTAGAATAGAAGCAAGACAGAAACTCAAGAAGTTCAAGCCAATCAATATAGGACAGGCCAGTAGGATAAGCGGAGTTAATCCAGCCGATGTATCAGTACTACTTGTATATATTGATTCTGTATATAAGAAGTAA
- the rsmG gene encoding 16S rRNA (guanine(527)-N(7))-methyltransferase RsmG, producing MNNYSKMISDLKSINIELTDHQIEQFDKYYNLLVKWNEVMNLTAITEFNDVCQLHFVDSLMAVPYFDFNKKELSLIDVGTGAGFPGIPLKIAFPHLKVTLLDSLNKRLNFLNEVINELGLNEDGGSIETVHGRAEDYSNSKNGVLREKFDIGTARAVANMSTLSEYILPYVKVGGHFVAYKSNKINEEIELSKKAIKTLGGTISSVNNTFLPGSDIERSIVIINKSKTTPKLYPRKAGLPSKQPL from the coding sequence ATGAACAATTATAGTAAGATGATCAGTGATCTTAAATCTATAAATATTGAATTAACTGATCATCAGATAGAACAATTTGACAAGTATTATAATCTGCTTGTTAAGTGGAATGAAGTAATGAACCTGACTGCTATTACTGAGTTCAATGATGTATGTCAGCTTCATTTTGTTGATTCACTTATGGCAGTACCATATTTTGATTTTAATAAGAAGGAACTGTCTTTAATAGATGTTGGAACAGGTGCCGGATTCCCAGGTATACCTCTTAAGATAGCATTCCCTCATCTTAAAGTTACCCTTCTTGACTCACTCAATAAGAGACTTAACTTCCTCAATGAAGTTATTAATGAACTTGGCCTTAATGAAGATGGCGGATCTATAGAAACTGTTCATGGAAGAGCAGAAGATTATTCTAATTCCAAGAACGGTGTTCTACGTGAAAAATTTGATATTGGAACAGCAAGAGCAGTTGCTAATATGTCAACTCTTTCTGAATATATACTTCCTTATGTAAAAGTAGGTGGTCATTTTGTTGCATATAAAAGTAACAAAATTAATGAAGAAATAGAGTTGTCTAAAAAAGCCATAAAAACTCTTGGCGGTACTATAAGCTCTGTCAATAATACATTCTTACCTGGTTCTGATATAGAAAGATCTATTGTAATAATTAACAAATCAAAAACAACTCCAAAATTATACCCCCGAAAAGCTGGACTACCTTCAAAACAACCACTATAA
- a CDS encoding ParA family protein: MGRIIAVANQKGGVGKTTTSINLSAALAEENKKILVIDADPQGNTTSGFGLDKNEIDRTIYHLMIGECSVTECIRHDIVEDLPGIDIIPSNINLSAAEIELIDIDKKEYILKNEIDKVKDNYDFIIIDCPPSLSMLTVNAMTTADKVLVPIQCEYYALEGLSQLVHTVNLVKERLNPRLEMEGVVFTMFDARTNLSLQVVENVKDHIDENVFKTIIPRNIRLAEAPSYGLPINLYEPKSAGAEAYKLLAEEVIANEG; the protein is encoded by the coding sequence ATGGGAAGAATCATAGCGGTAGCGAACCAAAAGGGAGGAGTTGGTAAAACAACAACTTCTATCAATCTATCAGCAGCTCTTGCTGAAGAAAACAAGAAAATTCTCGTAATCGATGCAGACCCCCAGGGCAATACAACAAGCGGATTCGGTTTAGACAAAAATGAAATAGACAGAACTATCTATCATCTTATGATAGGAGAATGTTCTGTAACAGAATGTATCAGACACGATATAGTAGAGGATCTTCCGGGAATCGACATAATACCTTCTAACATCAATCTGTCAGCAGCAGAGATTGAGCTTATAGACATAGATAAGAAGGAATATATCCTCAAAAACGAGATAGACAAGGTCAAAGATAATTATGACTTCATAATCATCGACTGTCCTCCATCACTTAGCATGCTGACTGTTAATGCGATGACAACAGCTGATAAAGTTCTGGTGCCTATACAGTGTGAATATTATGCACTCGAAGGACTGAGCCAGCTAGTACATACAGTCAACCTTGTAAAAGAAAGACTTAATCCAAGGCTTGAAATGGAAGGCGTTGTATTCACTATGTTCGATGCCAGAACAAACCTTTCATTACAGGTAGTAGAAAATGTCAAAGATCACATTGATGAAAATGTATTCAAGACAATAATTCCAAGAAATATAAGACTTGCAGAGGCTCCAAGCTACGGACTTCCAATTAATTTATATGAACCAAAATCTGCAGGAGCAGAAGCTTATAAATTACTAGCAGAAGAAGTAATTGCTAATGAAGGCTAA
- a CDS encoding ParB/RepB/Spo0J family partition protein: MAVKTKRGLGRGLDSLIPAGESKKEVKKATVLVKEEKALESDESKKLIKITKVEPNHDQPRKQFDEDALQELAESIKQVGILEPLLVRNRDDHFEIIAGERRWRAARAAGIKEVPVVIRNDLTDQQIVEIQLIENIQRENLNPIEEAKAFHRLITEFNLKQDEVAERVSKSRVAITNSMRLLKLSDEVQQMIIDGKLTSGHARALISVEDKKLQLELAEKIFDEKLSVRQAEKLVKDLGKEKPAPKQPVVIDKNLENIYRDLEKRCKEKTGTKVAITPKGNNGGGKIEIEFYNNDDLEKITRMLLI; encoded by the coding sequence ATGGCAGTTAAAACAAAGCGAGGACTTGGAAGAGGTCTGGACAGTCTGATACCGGCAGGAGAATCCAAAAAAGAAGTAAAGAAAGCTACTGTACTTGTCAAAGAAGAAAAAGCATTAGAAAGCGATGAATCAAAAAAACTGATCAAGATCACAAAAGTTGAGCCCAATCACGACCAGCCAAGAAAACAGTTCGATGAGGATGCTCTTCAGGAACTTGCAGAATCAATAAAACAGGTCGGAATCCTTGAACCATTGCTTGTAAGAAACAGGGATGACCATTTTGAGATAATTGCAGGTGAAAGACGTTGGCGTGCAGCCAGAGCAGCAGGTATCAAGGAAGTTCCTGTAGTAATCAGGAATGACCTTACAGATCAGCAGATTGTAGAGATACAGCTGATTGAGAACATCCAGAGAGAAAACCTTAATCCAATTGAAGAAGCTAAGGCATTCCACAGACTCATCACAGAATTCAATCTCAAGCAGGATGAAGTAGCAGAAAGAGTCTCCAAATCCAGAGTTGCGATCACAAACTCTATGAGACTTCTAAAACTTTCAGATGAAGTCCAGCAGATGATAATAGATGGTAAACTCACAAGCGGACATGCAAGAGCTCTTATATCAGTAGAAGACAAAAAGCTCCAGCTCGAGCTTGCAGAGAAGATATTTGACGAAAAGCTCAGTGTACGTCAGGCTGAAAAACTTGTCAAAGATCTTGGCAAAGAAAAACCGGCACCAAAACAACCTGTAGTTATAGACAAGAACCTTGAGAATATCTACAGAGATCTTGAAAAAAGGTGTAAAGAAAAGACCGGAACCAAGGTTGCAATAACACCAAAGGGAAACAATGGCGGTGGCAAGATAGAGATTGAGTTTTATAACAACGACGATCTTGAAAAGATAACACGTATGCTTCTTATATAA
- a CDS encoding DUF4446 family protein produces MNSNILNYMGLSNIDPGIYVIAIAVLLLLVVILLICTIRQGREVSVLKRRISKFMSGRDAESLEDQIVELFEDNQYMKAASDKNKNDIIDLNKRMRHCFQKVGIVKYDALNQMGGQLSYALALLDEEDNGYIINSVHGNEGCYSYTKVIKNGRSDIELGIEERKALENAVMSR; encoded by the coding sequence ATGAACAGTAATATATTAAATTATATGGGACTTTCAAATATAGATCCCGGAATATATGTAATAGCTATAGCAGTTCTTCTTTTATTAGTAGTGATCTTACTTATATGCACTATTAGACAAGGCCGTGAAGTATCAGTCTTAAAGAGAAGGATCTCAAAGTTCATGTCAGGAAGAGATGCAGAAAGCTTAGAAGATCAGATTGTAGAGCTTTTTGAAGACAATCAGTATATGAAAGCAGCATCTGACAAGAACAAAAATGACATAATCGATCTTAACAAGAGAATGAGACACTGCTTCCAGAAAGTAGGAATCGTCAAATACGACGCCCTCAATCAGATGGGCGGGCAGCTGTCTTATGCGCTTGCACTTCTTGACGAAGAAGATAATGGATATATAATAAACTCAGTGCATGGCAACGAAGGCTGTTATTCATATACCAAGGTCATAAAGAATGGAAGAAGTGACATAGAACTTGGTATAGAAGAAAGAAAAGCCCTTGAAAACGCTGTTATGAGCAGATAA
- the serS gene encoding serine--tRNA ligase: MIDIKFLRENPDVVKENIKKKFQDQKIELVDKVIELDKESRAIKQESDDLRASRNTISKQIGALMKEGKKEEAEKVKEQVTKNAERLSQLEEKQKQVDEEILNIMYQIPNIIDPSVPIGKDDSCNVEIEKFGEPVVPDFEVPYHTDIMERFNGIDLDAARRVAGNGFYYLMGDIARLHSAVLAYARDFMIDRGFTYVIPPYMIHGNVVSGVMSFPEMDAMMYKIEGEDLYLIGTSEHSMIGKFIDQLLPEDEMPYTLTSYSPCFRKEKGAHGIEERGVYRIHQFEKQEMIVVCKPEDAWTWYNKLWKNTVDLFRSLDIPVRTLECCSGDLADLKVKSCDVEAWSPRQKKYFEVGSCSNLGDAQARRLKIRIKGKDGNYFAHTLNNTVVAPPRMLIAFLENNLQADGSVKIPVALRPYMGGKEVLIPEK; encoded by the coding sequence ATGATCGATATCAAATTTTTAAGAGAAAACCCAGATGTAGTAAAGGAAAACATCAAAAAGAAATTCCAGGACCAGAAAATAGAACTTGTTGATAAAGTTATTGAACTTGATAAGGAAAGCCGCGCTATCAAGCAGGAATCTGATGACCTTAGAGCCAGCAGAAATACAATCTCCAAGCAGATTGGTGCTCTTATGAAGGAAGGTAAAAAAGAGGAAGCTGAAAAGGTCAAGGAGCAGGTTACCAAGAATGCCGAGAGACTTTCCCAGCTTGAAGAAAAGCAGAAGCAGGTAGATGAAGAAATCCTTAATATCATGTACCAGATCCCTAACATCATCGATCCTTCTGTTCCGATCGGTAAAGATGATTCATGTAACGTAGAGATAGAGAAATTTGGTGAGCCTGTTGTTCCGGATTTCGAAGTTCCATATCACACAGATATAATGGAGAGATTCAACGGAATCGATCTTGATGCTGCCAGAAGAGTAGCAGGTAATGGTTTCTATTATCTCATGGGTGATATCGCAAGACTTCACTCAGCTGTTCTTGCATATGCAAGAGACTTCATGATCGACAGAGGATTCACATATGTAATACCTCCGTACATGATCCACGGCAATGTTGTATCAGGCGTTATGAGCTTCCCTGAAATGGATGCCATGATGTACAAGATCGAAGGTGAAGACTTATACCTCATCGGAACATCTGAGCACTCAATGATCGGTAAGTTCATCGATCAGCTTCTTCCTGAAGATGAGATGCCATATACACTTACTTCTTATTCACCTTGTTTCCGTAAGGAAAAAGGTGCTCATGGTATCGAGGAAAGAGGCGTATACAGAATCCATCAGTTCGAGAAGCAGGAGATGATCGTAGTCTGCAAACCTGAAGATGCATGGACCTGGTATAACAAGCTCTGGAAGAACACAGTAGATCTCTTCCGTTCACTTGATATTCCTGTAAGAACACTTGAATGCTGTTCAGGAGATCTTGCAGATCTTAAAGTTAAGAGCTGCGATGTAGAAGCATGGTCACCACGTCAGAAGAAATACTTCGAAGTTGGTAGCTGCTCTAACCTTGGAGATGCACAGGCTAGACGTCTTAAGATCAGAATCAAGGGCAAAGATGGAAACTATTTTGCACATACACTAAACAACACAGTAGTAGCTCCGCCTAGAATGCTTATCGCATTCCTTGAGAACAACCTTCAGGCTGACGGATCAGTTAAGATTCCTGTAGCTTTAAGACCATACATGGGCGGAAAAGAAGTACTTATTCCGGAGAAATAA
- a CDS encoding DUF3881 family protein: MHKFMRAVGLAGLQGRGALEKLLEYCVQHADEREYIKNEDDEVFAQFTKEFAPGLGVVVYGQFKSGNHFIYEYYYPYIKSESISSSEDITVEQHAATDSYAGVCDDPRVGITMIFYLQNMMDYLKISENGQKKTTGTSVALSALSTQGTIMLPIAKTPNQKRLLKKKRQARTKLVSSARNGDENAIESLTLDDMNIYTTISDKILKEDVYTLVDNYFMPYGVECDQYSMMGEITDYRLTINTYTKEPVYILSVKCSDIDIDIAINRKDLLGEPAVGRRFKGNIWLQGHIIFPEKNNRLKKFYYCVKLIKCLLQMKALLRLGSSAG; this comes from the coding sequence ATGCATAAATTTATGAGAGCTGTCGGCCTTGCAGGTTTGCAGGGCCGGGGCGCGCTCGAAAAGCTACTGGAATACTGCGTCCAGCATGCAGACGAGCGAGAATATATAAAAAATGAAGATGACGAAGTGTTTGCACAGTTCACCAAAGAATTCGCGCCGGGACTGGGAGTGGTCGTTTATGGCCAATTTAAGAGTGGAAATCACTTTATATATGAATACTATTATCCTTATATAAAAAGTGAAAGCATCTCATCGTCAGAAGACATAACAGTCGAACAGCATGCTGCTACAGATTCTTATGCAGGAGTATGCGATGATCCAAGAGTTGGTATCACTATGATATTCTATCTTCAGAATATGATGGATTATCTTAAGATATCTGAAAACGGACAGAAGAAAACAACCGGAACATCCGTAGCACTTTCTGCACTGTCTACACAGGGAACTATAATGCTCCCTATTGCCAAGACTCCTAATCAGAAAAGACTGCTTAAAAAGAAAAGACAAGCAAGAACAAAACTTGTAAGCTCAGCAAGAAATGGAGATGAGAATGCGATTGAATCGCTGACTCTGGATGATATGAACATCTATACAACTATCTCCGATAAAATCCTCAAAGAGGATGTATACACTCTTGTTGACAACTATTTTATGCCTTACGGCGTAGAATGTGATCAGTATTCAATGATGGGTGAGATAACTGATTACAGGCTTACTATAAACACCTATACCAAAGAACCTGTATACATACTGTCTGTAAAATGTTCTGACATCGACATAGACATAGCTATAAACAGGAAAGATCTTTTGGGAGAACCTGCTGTAGGTCGAAGATTTAAAGGCAACATATGGTTACAGGGGCATATTATTTTCCCAGAAAAAAATAATAGATTGAAAAAATTCTATTATTGTGTTAAATTGATAAAGTGCCTTTTACAAATGAAGGCACTCCTACGTTTGGGTAGCTCAGCTGGATAG
- a CDS encoding LytTR family DNA-binding domain-containing protein, whose protein sequence is MRGKKFLLYDRDKRLINFLEKIALPYIRFRYNSTYKLEVCDSLRSVKDNLESIDYRVDFCCFHMQDESDIDIYSAIKRQYINLPILLCAYSKIDQNLFFRPGLFPEELITTGDVDEEKTRTITQIGEALYNIKDYLDRNQPDELQEQKKCIRIKSDADTISFINGQDIISIESENIAGKKIQWIKTIRGIYPCKISLSELEKIYSTILFRCRRDALVNKSMIRGFNEQTLDIILETENKYYTMHASNAKYRQIKEAYNLFYKECEA, encoded by the coding sequence ATGAGGGGTAAAAAATTTCTTCTGTACGATCGTGATAAAAGGCTAATAAATTTTTTAGAAAAGATAGCTTTACCATATATAAGATTCAGATATAATTCTACATATAAGCTTGAAGTATGTGATAGTCTAAGAAGCGTAAAAGATAACCTTGAATCAATAGATTACAGGGTTGATTTTTGTTGCTTCCATATGCAGGACGAAAGTGATATAGATATTTATTCAGCTATAAAAAGACAATATATAAATCTTCCGATCCTATTATGTGCATATTCCAAAATTGATCAGAACTTATTTTTCAGACCCGGCCTTTTTCCGGAAGAGCTTATCACAACAGGCGATGTAGATGAAGAAAAAACAAGAACCATCACCCAGATAGGAGAGGCTCTTTATAATATTAAAGATTATCTTGACCGTAATCAACCGGATGAACTACAGGAACAGAAGAAATGCATTAGGATCAAATCTGATGCTGATACAATCTCATTCATTAATGGACAAGATATAATTAGTATAGAATCTGAAAACATTGCAGGTAAAAAGATACAATGGATAAAGACCATAAGAGGAATCTACCCCTGTAAAATAAGCCTATCTGAATTGGAAAAGATTTATAGTACAATACTATTCAGGTGCAGACGAGATGCACTTGTTAATAAGAGTATGATAAGAGGTTTCAACGAACAAACTCTTGATATTATACTGGAAACTGAAAATAAATATTATACTATGCATGCTTCAAACGCCAAATACAGGCAAATAAAAGAAGCTTACAATTTATTTTACAAGGAATGTGAGGCATAA
- a CDS encoding zinc-ribbon domain-containing protein: MQCTNCQKDIPDNIKFCPYCGQPVLIRHKEDNTTYYNTFENVPFSYGRSEAVDEKEAPVNVTKIKDSGINDTGNTESGNKKTKVIFAISVILVIALVAGIIGYRYYISKDKTVDESIPEYINGITYCEKGVIYVDTDVTDDAPSLKLATVDEALVKDCEFYYLSIFNPDTTRIYYITDLEQKKTTICGSLYSIATKDITNDPDENKKRSTLISKEVKGYFTTSGDDNSILYDTLSDEIYIYSDNGNEYLMDGKDILVINTFYNTESSHLITVQRGNLKNVTLSTGLYMGATYEIYHYDTATKKLRLIDDDVAMIPTGKDDKLVYLKGENYLTEGADMYMCDITPEGIKTEKLAEDVTDLVSTTITDDITHIAYATKGEHTDDYTFHLYSYDNGVVTDIGETENVDIYSEYVTFFDYYEPDDEEEDKTQYYNTGSSEIYKSPFGEVIEIQEALQRGKLMIQALDDNGISCVYMCDIEYGKEITDYELLAYNASISGIYAKRYLFYVSGQKTRNMYLSSQEGDRLILRDVPKDESLYFKATPYIDDNLYYFVVDLLESDGNSSIYDLYVRNDEDKSLKRLDTMVEDISITGKGAVYCKDEALYYYGADTKKTTKIADSYYYCQVGNQYETSASTLTYINTY; encoded by the coding sequence ATGCAATGTACTAACTGCCAGAAAGATATACCGGATAACATTAAATTCTGCCCTTACTGTGGTCAGCCGGTACTCATAAGACATAAGGAAGACAACACAACTTATTACAATACATTTGAAAATGTACCTTTTAGCTATGGTAGATCAGAAGCAGTAGATGAAAAAGAGGCGCCGGTTAACGTCACCAAGATCAAAGATTCCGGTATCAATGATACCGGTAATACAGAATCCGGTAATAAAAAAACAAAAGTAATCTTTGCTATATCAGTGATATTAGTAATAGCATTAGTAGCAGGGATCATAGGTTACAGATACTATATATCCAAGGATAAAACAGTAGATGAATCGATACCAGAATATATAAATGGTATAACCTATTGCGAGAAAGGTGTTATCTATGTAGATACCGATGTAACGGATGATGCTCCTTCTCTTAAACTGGCAACAGTGGATGAAGCGCTGGTTAAAGACTGCGAATTCTATTATCTGTCTATTTTTAACCCGGATACTACAAGGATATATTACATAACAGACCTTGAACAGAAGAAGACTACAATCTGCGGATCTTTGTACTCTATAGCCACCAAAGATATAACTAATGATCCTGATGAAAATAAAAAAAGATCTACACTTATATCCAAAGAAGTAAAAGGATACTTTACAACATCAGGTGATGACAACTCTATTTTGTACGACACCTTAAGTGATGAAATATACATCTATTCAGATAATGGTAACGAATATCTTATGGATGGTAAGGATATACTCGTCATCAACACCTTCTATAACACAGAAAGCTCTCATCTTATCACAGTACAGCGAGGAAATCTTAAAAATGTGACATTATCAACAGGTTTATATATGGGCGCAACCTACGAGATATACCATTACGATACTGCTACCAAAAAACTCCGACTTATAGATGATGATGTTGCTATGATCCCTACAGGAAAAGATGACAAATTGGTATATCTAAAAGGCGAAAATTATCTGACTGAAGGCGCAGATATGTATATGTGCGATATAACACCTGAAGGCATCAAGACAGAAAAGCTTGCAGAAGACGTCACTGATCTGGTATCAACAACGATCACAGATGACATAACACATATCGCTTATGCAACCAAAGGTGAACATACTGACGATTATACCTTTCATCTGTACTCCTATGATAACGGTGTTGTAACAGACATCGGAGAGACAGAAAATGTAGATATTTATTCCGAATATGTAACTTTTTTTGACTACTATGAACCTGATGATGAGGAAGAAGACAAGACTCAGTATTATAACACTGGATCCTCAGAAATATACAAATCTCCTTTTGGAGAAGTTATAGAGATACAGGAAGCTCTGCAAAGAGGCAAGCTAATGATCCAGGCCCTTGATGATAACGGTATAAGCTGCGTCTATATGTGTGATATAGAATACGGTAAAGAAATCACAGACTATGAACTTCTAGCTTACAACGCTTCCATATCCGGTATATATGCAAAAAGGTATCTATTCTATGTTTCAGGTCAGAAGACCAGAAATATGTATCTTTCATCACAAGAAGGGGACCGCCTGATACTGCGCGATGTCCCAAAGGATGAAAGCCTGTATTTCAAAGCAACACCTTATATAGATGATAATTTATACTATTTTGTCGTAGATCTGCTGGAAAGCGATGGAAACTCCAGTATATACGATCTGTATGTTAGAAATGATGAAGATAAATCCTTAAAGCGACTGGATACAATGGTAGAAGACATATCCATAACCGGAAAAGGTGCTGTCTACTGCAAAGATGAAGCCTTATACTACTACGGAGCAGATACCAAAAAAACAACCAAGATAGCTGATAGTTATTATTATTGTCAGGTTGGAAACCAGTACGAAACAAGCGCTTCAACACTTACGTACATAAATACATATTAA